The Persephonella atlantica genome includes a window with the following:
- a CDS encoding hydrogenase small subunit — translation MNITDREHLRALFTKPTNYINTNRGDAYYRELYKKMEKRLTELRAQKPVREAEMKFEEYLKVWELTRRDFLKWVSATTAMLMLPPQFEPLVAQAAEVMNRIPIIWINIQDCAGNTEALLRSYSPTVDELILEYLSVEYHEVIMAAAGDQAEQNLEKAVKDFDGKYLLFVEGSIPVGMPEAFTIGRHPKTGVEHVKHLAEHAVAVIAVGSCAAFGGVPAAHPNPTGAVGVMDVVKGKPVINIPACPANPANITGVVIHYILTGEIPELDSLLRPKFAFGYRIHDNCERRAHFDAGEFVEEWGDFGAKNNFCLYKMGCKGPFTFNNCSIVRYNEGTNWPIGVGRGCIGCSEPNFWDVYATERPIADSPIQPPAGRGVESTVDQFGLGVLTATAVGIGIHAVASALAGKKDKEENKEEV, via the coding sequence ATGAATATCACAGACAGGGAACATCTGAGAGCCCTTTTTACAAAGCCCACAAACTATATCAACACTAATAGGGGTGATGCTTACTACAGAGAGCTCTACAAAAAAATGGAAAAACGTCTTACTGAGCTCAGAGCTCAGAAGCCTGTCAGAGAAGCTGAGATGAAATTTGAGGAATATCTAAAAGTATGGGAACTGACAAGGAGAGACTTTCTCAAATGGGTTTCTGCTACAACGGCAATGCTGATGCTTCCTCCACAGTTTGAACCTCTTGTTGCACAGGCTGCGGAGGTTATGAACAGAATTCCAATAATATGGATAAACATTCAGGACTGTGCAGGAAATACAGAGGCACTGCTCCGTTCATACTCCCCAACTGTTGATGAGCTGATTTTAGAGTACCTTTCTGTTGAATACCACGAAGTTATTATGGCAGCAGCAGGAGACCAGGCTGAACAGAACTTAGAAAAAGCAGTTAAAGATTTTGACGGAAAGTATCTGCTGTTTGTTGAAGGGTCTATTCCTGTAGGAATGCCTGAAGCATTTACAATCGGAAGACATCCAAAAACAGGAGTTGAACACGTTAAACATTTAGCTGAGCATGCAGTAGCTGTTATAGCTGTTGGCTCATGTGCTGCTTTTGGCGGCGTTCCAGCAGCTCATCCTAACCCAACAGGTGCAGTAGGGGTTATGGATGTTGTAAAAGGTAAACCTGTCATAAACATACCTGCCTGTCCAGCAAACCCTGCAAATATCACAGGTGTTGTTATCCATTACATTCTTACAGGAGAGATTCCAGAGTTAGACAGCCTGCTCAGACCAAAATTTGCCTTTGGATACAGAATTCACGATAACTGTGAAAGGAGAGCCCACTTTGATGCAGGAGAGTTTGTTGAAGAGTGGGGAGATTTTGGAGCGAAAAATAATTTCTGTCTCTACAAAATGGGATGTAAAGGACCCTTTACCTTCAATAACTGTTCAATAGTGAGATATAACGAAGGAACTAACTGGCCTATTGGTGTTGGAAGAGGATGTATCGGTTGTTCAGAGCCAAACTTCTGGGATGTTTATGCAACAGAGAGACCTATAGCAGACTCACCAATCCAGCCTCCTGCAGGTAGAGGTGTTGAGTCAACAGTTGACCAGTTTGGTCTTGGAGTGTTAACAGCAACAGCTGTTGGTATAGGAATACACGCTGTTGCCAGTGCTTTAGCTGGCAAAAAAGATAAGGAAGAAAACAAAGAGGAGGTTTAA
- a CDS encoding nickel-dependent hydrogenase large subunit — MPKVRKVVLNRVEGEIQLKLVWEKGKVKDAFIIAPNFRGFEFILEGKPALDALVINPRICGICGHAHLIATTKAIENLYENAGLKIDIPQNARLIRDITLGAEIIQNHLRWFYMFVMPDFLKLEKSKKLKDFEPIKGYKWQKAVDFSSRIVKVIAIFGGQWPHTSYSVPGGVVCDPTTFDLTEAKSIVDSVVGFAQQEIFGMDIEDYLSVSSEEEYLKKSKNSDLKKFIFMCKKHQLDHAGKSYHRFLTVCDMEYAFSKGITKKKRRNFYVEKVREIDSYSYLTENGFSFDKNRYSWAKAVRYDGLPYETSPLSRRINSREKLFINLLKHYRDSYMVRMWARIDEIARLLYAMKMWIESIKPSEPFYIPPPADIKEISGKGVGLCEAARGSLIHQLTAEKGIIKKYNIITPSTWNLGPRCEKYLSPAEKAIKGADSQIKAEMILRSFDVCSVCTTH; from the coding sequence ATGCCAAAAGTAAGAAAGGTAGTTCTCAACAGAGTAGAAGGTGAGATACAGCTAAAACTTGTTTGGGAAAAAGGAAAAGTAAAGGACGCATTTATCATAGCTCCAAACTTCCGTGGTTTTGAGTTTATATTGGAGGGAAAGCCGGCTTTAGATGCTCTGGTTATAAATCCAAGAATATGCGGAATATGCGGTCATGCACATCTGATAGCAACCACAAAAGCCATAGAAAATCTTTATGAAAATGCTGGACTGAAAATAGATATTCCACAGAATGCAAGACTGATAAGGGACATCACCCTGGGAGCAGAGATAATCCAGAACCACCTGCGGTGGTTTTATATGTTTGTTATGCCAGATTTCCTGAAGTTAGAAAAAAGCAAAAAACTGAAGGATTTTGAGCCAATAAAAGGGTATAAATGGCAGAAGGCTGTTGATTTTAGCTCAAGGATTGTAAAAGTTATAGCCATCTTTGGAGGACAGTGGCCTCACACGTCATACTCTGTTCCCGGTGGTGTGGTTTGCGATCCAACAACATTTGATTTAACAGAAGCCAAATCTATTGTTGATTCTGTTGTAGGATTTGCACAGCAAGAAATTTTTGGCATGGATATAGAGGATTACCTGTCTGTATCTTCTGAAGAGGAATATCTAAAAAAGTCTAAAAACTCAGACCTGAAAAAATTTATTTTTATGTGTAAAAAACATCAGTTAGACCATGCAGGAAAGTCCTACCACAGGTTTCTTACTGTGTGTGATATGGAGTATGCATTTTCTAAAGGGATAACAAAGAAAAAGAGAAGAAATTTTTATGTAGAAAAAGTGAGGGAAATAGACAGTTATTCATATCTAACGGAGAATGGTTTTTCTTTTGACAAAAACAGATATTCATGGGCAAAAGCCGTAAGATACGACGGCCTGCCCTATGAGACCTCTCCCCTTTCCAGAAGGATAAACAGTAGGGAAAAGCTATTTATAAACCTTCTTAAGCATTACAGAGATAGTTATATGGTAAGGATGTGGGCAAGGATTGATGAGATTGCCCGTCTGCTTTATGCAATGAAAATGTGGATAGAAAGTATAAAACCTTCAGAGCCTTTTTATATTCCTCCACCTGCAGATATAAAAGAAATCTCAGGAAAAGGGGTTGGTTTGTGCGAAGCTGCAAGGGGCTCTCTTATACATCAGCTTACTGCAGAAAAGGGTATCATAAAAAAATACAACATCATCACACCTTCCACATGGAATCTTGGTCCCAGATGTGAAAAATACCTGTCTCCTGCTGAAAAGGCAATAAAAGGTGCAGATTCACAGATAAAAGCAGAGATGATTTTGCGCAGTTTTGATGTTTGCTCCGTCTGCACTACCCATTAA
- a CDS encoding Ni/Fe hydrogenase has product MKTLLWIQGLSCNGNTQSLLNAENPFFYEIFQKIKLIYHPSFSYRENLQTIIKKVKEEKIKINFLVVEGAVTSDKRFHKIGDYSVAQILEILKDRADYIIAAGNCASFGNIPATFPHNTDVKGVQYKFVQKEGFFPPDFKTRSGYPVINIPGCPMHPAWFTQTITALLEGKKVILDQFNRPKELFMYLPHDGCTRNEYFEWKVESEEFGHKEGCLFYNLGCRGPMTHAPCNKILWNRISSKTRAGMPCIGCTEFNFPLRENFFETKKNMGIPEEVPLGVSKRAYITITGVAKTLKNKRLMVKLEETD; this is encoded by the coding sequence ATGAAAACACTGCTCTGGATACAGGGACTGAGCTGTAATGGAAACACCCAGTCTCTACTTAATGCAGAAAATCCTTTTTTCTACGAGATTTTTCAAAAAATAAAACTTATCTATCATCCTTCATTTTCTTACAGGGAAAATCTCCAGACTATAATTAAAAAAGTAAAAGAAGAAAAAATAAAGATTAACTTCTTGGTTGTTGAAGGAGCTGTAACATCTGACAAAAGATTCCACAAAATCGGTGATTACTCAGTAGCCCAGATATTGGAGATTTTAAAAGACAGGGCTGATTACATCATAGCTGCAGGGAACTGCGCTTCTTTTGGAAACATACCTGCCACCTTTCCTCACAATACTGATGTGAAGGGAGTTCAGTACAAATTTGTGCAGAAGGAGGGGTTTTTCCCTCCAGACTTTAAAACAAGGTCAGGCTACCCTGTTATCAATATTCCCGGATGTCCCATGCATCCTGCATGGTTTACCCAGACGATAACAGCACTGCTTGAAGGAAAGAAAGTGATACTTGACCAGTTTAACAGACCAAAGGAGCTGTTTATGTATCTTCCCCATGATGGATGCACAAGAAATGAGTATTTTGAATGGAAGGTGGAGTCGGAAGAGTTTGGGCATAAAGAAGGCTGTCTGTTTTACAATCTTGGCTGTAGAGGTCCCATGACACATGCTCCATGTAACAAAATTCTGTGGAACAGAATATCTTCCAAAACACGGGCAGGTATGCCGTGTATAGGATGCACAGAGTTTAACTTTCCACTGAGGGAAAACTTCTTTGAAACAAAGAAAAATATGGGAATTCCAGAAGAAGTTCCTTTAGGTGTTTCAAAAAGGGCATACATTACCATAACAGGAGTGGCAAAAACATTAAAAAACAAAAGATTAATGGTAAAGTTAGAGGAAACAGACTGA
- a CDS encoding TetR/AcrR family transcriptional regulator gives MSKIKKTKEERKKEIIKAACRLFAKKGYYNTTIPDIAEELGMSVGNLYNYFHSKEELAKYIMQYSSKLLGDEIRKINEENISTKEKIYKIVRKFFEIGQEQPELIEYFLRVFLSNREVFEEGCEGFLCVQEVVTELMLFLEEGARKGELRQQDFFPAFVTLMGPLGGMVFLQGENVLPKKPIEYSDELAENIWRALKAD, from the coding sequence TTGTCCAAAATAAAAAAAACAAAGGAAGAAAGAAAAAAGGAGATAATCAAAGCAGCCTGCAGATTATTTGCAAAAAAGGGATATTACAATACTACAATTCCGGATATTGCAGAAGAACTTGGAATGAGCGTTGGGAATCTGTACAACTACTTCCACTCAAAAGAAGAGCTTGCAAAGTATATTATGCAGTATTCTTCCAAACTCCTTGGAGATGAGATAAGAAAAATAAACGAGGAAAATATATCAACAAAAGAAAAGATTTACAAAATAGTAAGAAAGTTTTTTGAGATAGGTCAGGAACAGCCTGAGCTTATTGAGTATTTTCTCAGAGTTTTTCTGTCAAACAGGGAAGTGTTTGAGGAAGGATGTGAAGGTTTCTTGTGTGTTCAGGAGGTCGTTACAGAACTTATGCTGTTTTTAGAAGAAGGGGCAAGGAAGGGAGAGCTGAGACAGCAGGATTTCTTTCCTGCTTTTGTAACTCTTATGGGTCCCCTTGGAGGGATGGTTTTTCTACAAGGGGAAAATGTTCTACCTAAAAAACCTATAGAGTACTCAGATGAGCTTGCAGAAAACATATGGAGAGCCCTGAAGGCTGACTGA
- the hypB gene encoding hydrogenase nickel incorporation protein HypB — protein MCKDCGCSITDAHDHHHHHHSNPTLEDKKTVEVITKILDANDKQAESNRKHFDEHGILAVNLMSSPGSGKTTLLEKTIQALKGQLNIGVIEGDLETNRDAERIKAQGAPAYQISTGQACHLDAFMVHEGIHHLPLKDLDIVFVENVGNLVCPASYDIGTHINVVLLSVPEGDDKPAKYPVMFRSADLMLITKIDLLPYFDFDVEKAVSEARQLNPKMDVIQISTKTGEGMDKWINYLKLKSSVRTVI, from the coding sequence ATGTGTAAAGACTGTGGATGTTCCATAACAGATGCTCACGACCATCATCACCACCATCATTCCAATCCAACATTAGAGGATAAGAAAACAGTAGAAGTGATAACAAAGATACTTGATGCTAACGATAAGCAGGCAGAGAGCAACAGAAAACATTTTGATGAGCACGGAATATTAGCTGTTAATCTTATGAGCTCTCCCGGCTCAGGAAAAACAACACTCTTGGAAAAAACAATACAGGCTCTAAAGGGTCAGCTAAACATTGGAGTGATAGAAGGTGATTTGGAAACAAACAGAGACGCAGAAAGGATAAAGGCTCAGGGAGCTCCAGCATACCAGATATCCACAGGACAGGCATGCCACCTTGACGCATTTATGGTTCACGAAGGCATTCATCATCTTCCCCTGAAAGATTTAGATATTGTTTTTGTTGAAAATGTAGGTAATCTGGTCTGTCCTGCCTCTTACGACATTGGAACCCACATAAATGTGGTACTACTCTCAGTCCCTGAAGGAGACGACAAACCAGCAAAATACCCTGTAATGTTTCGCTCTGCCGACCTTATGCTTATAACAAAGATAGACCTTCTTCCTTACTTTGATTTTGATGTTGAAAAGGCAGTTTCAGAGGCACGCCAGCTAAATCCAAAGATGGATGTTATTCAGATTTCAACAAAAACAGGGGAAGGAATGGATAAATGGATTAATTATTTAAAGTTAAAGTCTTCTGTCCGAACTGTTATATAA
- the nikR gene encoding nickel-responsive transcriptional regulator NikR produces MKEKLVRFSITITEELLKELDEKVIKKGYSSRSEFIRDIIREMIVEDRWQSDDEVIGVLTVIYDHHQRELTQKMIDIQHSKYVNIMCTTHVHLDHHNCLETIIIRGKPSEIQNIAIQIGGLKGVKFAKLTKTAKVEI; encoded by the coding sequence ATGAAGGAAAAGTTAGTGAGATTTAGCATCACAATAACAGAAGAACTCCTTAAAGAGCTTGATGAAAAGGTTATAAAAAAGGGATACTCCTCCCGCTCTGAGTTTATCAGAGACATTATAAGGGAGATGATTGTGGAGGATAGGTGGCAGTCAGACGATGAGGTTATTGGAGTTCTTACTGTAATATACGACCACCACCAGAGGGAGCTGACGCAGAAGATGATTGATATACAGCACTCTAAATATGTAAACATTATGTGCACCACACACGTTCACCTTGACCACCACAACTGTCTTGAAACGATCATAATAAGGGGAAAACCTTCAGAAATTCAGAATATAGCCATACAGATTGGTGGTCTAAAAGGTGTGAAGTTTGCAAAGCTGACAAAAACAGCAAAAGTGGAAATATAA
- a CDS encoding energy-coupling factor ABC transporter ATP-binding protein gives MDKEIISIKNVKYSYETATVLRDVSFQVKKGEKVVILGVNGSGKSTLLKVLNGLIFPSEGEYLYKGERITEKKLKDKAFNKKFRKEVVLLFQSPDSMLFNPTVYDEIAFGLRQLGEDKKVIDEKVRYWADKIGIYRHLDKPPFNLSGGEKQKVCLASLLVLEPELMLLDEPTSNLDPRSTGWFIDFLYELDKTVITTTHNLGLAVEMGERGIVLSENHTVIYDGCLKGFLKDRDKLIEANLVHIHKHRHGKVEHSHYHTHLFFD, from the coding sequence ATGGATAAAGAGATTATCAGTATAAAAAATGTGAAATACAGCTATGAAACTGCTACTGTTTTAAGGGATGTGTCTTTTCAGGTAAAGAAAGGTGAAAAGGTAGTTATTTTAGGGGTTAATGGCTCTGGAAAATCTACACTTTTAAAAGTATTAAACGGTCTGATTTTCCCTTCTGAAGGGGAGTATCTTTATAAGGGAGAAAGAATTACAGAAAAAAAATTAAAGGATAAAGCGTTTAATAAAAAGTTTAGAAAGGAAGTTGTTCTTCTATTCCAAAGTCCAGACAGTATGCTTTTTAATCCAACAGTTTACGATGAGATAGCATTTGGTCTGAGACAGCTTGGAGAGGATAAAAAAGTTATAGACGAAAAGGTAAGATACTGGGCTGATAAGATTGGAATATACAGACATTTAGATAAACCTCCCTTTAATCTCAGTGGCGGTGAAAAACAGAAGGTTTGCCTTGCTTCTCTTCTTGTTCTTGAACCTGAGCTTATGCTTTTAGATGAACCTACCTCTAATCTGGACCCCCGCTCAACAGGATGGTTTATAGATTTCTTATACGAGCTTGATAAGACAGTTATCACAACAACCCACAACTTAGGTCTTGCAGTAGAGATGGGAGAAAGGGGAATTGTGCTGTCAGAAAATCATACTGTTATATACGACGGTTGTCTGAAAGGATTCTTAAAAGACAGAGATAAACTGATTGAGGCAAATCTTGTTCACATCCATAAACACAGACACGGAAAAGTAGAACACTCCCACTATCATACCCATCTATTTTTTGATTAG
- a CDS encoding energy-coupling factor ABC transporter permease, with protein MHIPDGFLSPKTYIPAYVIASGLWIYGIKKMKKELEDKTVPFLSVMAAFSFVISLIMVPIPGGSSGHAVGIGLLSVIFGYWTAFIVLSVVFFLQAVMFGDGGITTFPVNAVIMGFVGGITSYYVYRFLRKINNTFALFLAGYMGLLISAFFTAVVLGIQPYIAHNKDGNPLFFPFDLSITVPAVLVPHLFIGIGEGILTVVGWNIYRRIYDGKD; from the coding sequence ATGCATATTCCTGACGGTTTTTTATCACCAAAAACATACATACCAGCTTATGTTATAGCTTCTGGACTGTGGATTTACGGGATAAAAAAGATGAAAAAAGAGCTTGAAGATAAAACTGTTCCCTTCCTTAGCGTTATGGCTGCCTTTTCCTTTGTTATCTCTCTTATTATGGTTCCTATTCCCGGAGGTTCCTCCGGTCATGCTGTAGGGATTGGTCTTCTGTCTGTGATATTTGGATACTGGACTGCATTTATAGTCCTGTCTGTTGTGTTTTTTCTTCAGGCTGTTATGTTTGGAGATGGAGGAATTACAACATTTCCTGTTAATGCTGTGATAATGGGTTTTGTAGGTGGCATCACATCTTATTATGTCTACAGATTTTTGAGAAAAATCAACAACACATTTGCACTGTTTCTTGCTGGCTATATGGGGTTGCTGATTTCTGCATTTTTCACAGCAGTTGTCCTGGGCATTCAGCCTTATATTGCTCACAATAAAGACGGTAACCCTCTGTTTTTCCCTTTTGACCTTAGTATTACCGTTCCTGCTGTTCTTGTCCCGCACCTTTTTATTGGAATAGGAGAAGGAATACTGACAGTAGTTGGCTGGAATATATACAGAAGGATTTATGATGGAAAAGATTAA
- a CDS encoding transporter, whose translation MKKAVCLVTACFLSGHVYAHHGVASLGVAGLEGPGSPLETSSSLTLPEGKFLAYLKLDYADFKKYTPQRDDETDKYIFWIYGIGYGIKPYLSVYLFIPYYTKKLEDNSFNSSGFADISFMGVLGFKYDEGFMLIPERESLDDLMDWHFTVYGGFTVPTGDPNIRDKDGNIDPGMSLGFGKPTVTVGATATKQLTEKLTFVADTNYLKFFKYRYADGTEYQFGDEFRFNTAFAYRLITDYKDKLRIDLSLEANFLNLGRDKENGVGLNATGGKILYGLYGFRLYYKTVSTGFGIKIPHWTDLNEESQQQGSEGKENYRLIFTFSALF comes from the coding sequence ATGAAGAAAGCTGTCTGTCTGGTTACTGCCTGTTTTTTATCTGGACATGTATATGCCCACCACGGGGTTGCTTCTTTAGGGGTTGCAGGATTGGAAGGTCCCGGCTCTCCACTTGAAACATCTTCTTCTCTAACCCTTCCAGAAGGAAAATTCTTGGCTTATCTGAAGTTAGATTACGCAGATTTTAAAAAATATACGCCCCAGAGAGATGATGAGACAGATAAATACATTTTCTGGATTTACGGCATTGGTTATGGAATAAAGCCTTATCTTTCTGTTTATCTGTTTATTCCCTACTACACAAAAAAGTTAGAGGATAACTCATTTAACAGTTCAGGTTTTGCAGATATATCTTTTATGGGTGTTTTGGGGTTTAAGTACGATGAAGGTTTTATGCTCATTCCAGAGAGAGAAAGTCTTGACGACCTGATGGACTGGCATTTTACTGTTTACGGAGGTTTTACTGTTCCAACAGGAGACCCTAACATCAGAGATAAGGACGGCAACATAGACCCGGGAATGTCCCTTGGTTTTGGAAAACCTACAGTTACTGTTGGAGCAACAGCGACAAAACAGCTGACAGAAAAACTGACATTTGTCGCAGATACTAACTATCTGAAATTTTTTAAATACCGTTATGCTGACGGGACGGAATACCAGTTTGGTGATGAGTTTCGTTTTAATACAGCTTTTGCTTACAGGCTGATTACAGATTATAAAGATAAACTCCGAATAGACCTGAGTCTTGAGGCTAACTTTCTCAATCTTGGAAGGGATAAAGAAAACGGAGTTGGGCTGAATGCAACAGGTGGAAAAATCCTTTATGGGTTGTATGGGTTTAGACTGTACTACAAAACAGTCAGTACAGGTTTTGGCATAAAAATACCCCACTGGACTGACCTTAACGAAGAAAGTCAGCAGCAGGGAAGTGAAGGTAAGGAAAATTACAGACTGATATTTACATTTTCTGCTCTGTTTTGA
- a CDS encoding DUF4198 domain-containing protein: protein MGRLLLFFLTFFYFSSAHQLWIEKGQSGFVLHYGHRKAAEEEKKFIKYSAENIKRIICIKDSSQEILHTEFSYPLTVTQKCDVIQIDFSTGYWTKTVNGTVNTDKSSAKSPIFSWYSYESVIYINRWNKNIPLSDGLYIWSLKNPLKAKVGEKLRLKLFFNGRPVSDVPVAYDGKVLGLTDKDGRINIRVRHKGLQHIEATFRKKVNTKKADYIIYTTTLNFEVR, encoded by the coding sequence ATGGGAAGATTACTGCTGTTTTTTCTAACCTTCTTTTACTTTTCTTCTGCCCATCAGCTCTGGATAGAAAAAGGGCAGTCAGGGTTTGTTCTGCATTACGGACACAGAAAAGCTGCAGAGGAAGAAAAAAAATTTATAAAATACTCAGCTGAAAACATCAAAAGGATTATATGTATAAAAGACAGCTCACAGGAGATACTTCATACTGAGTTTTCATATCCTCTAACAGTAACACAAAAGTGCGATGTTATACAGATAGATTTTTCCACAGGATACTGGACAAAAACAGTAAATGGAACAGTAAACACAGACAAAAGCTCTGCTAAATCTCCTATATTTAGCTGGTACTCGTATGAGTCTGTAATATACATAAACAGATGGAACAAAAATATCCCCCTATCTGATGGTCTGTACATATGGTCGTTAAAAAATCCATTAAAGGCAAAAGTAGGAGAGAAACTGAGGCTGAAGCTGTTTTTTAACGGCAGACCTGTTTCTGACGTTCCTGTTGCATACGATGGTAAAGTTCTTGGTCTGACAGATAAAGATGGAAGGATTAACATAAGGGTAAGGCATAAAGGTCTTCAGCATATTGAAGCAACATTCAGAAAAAAGGTAAACACTAAAAAAGCAGATTACATTATTTACACAACAACGCTGAACTTTGAGGTGAGGTAA
- a CDS encoding ArnT family glycosyltransferase has translation MVWKGLFVFIVSLIIFSANIGGLFIYSLDEAKNAECAREMLERKDFVVPTFNYQLRTDKPPLHYYFMMLSYSIFGVNEFSARFFSAVFGALTVLITFIFAYRYFGEKVAFLSFIVLISSIHLSIQFHMAVPDPYLIFMINASLFSFYVAVKERKSAFVYLFYLFMGLGVLSKGPVAVVLPLAVAFLYLAVSRNFSLETVRFFRPVQGILITALVSVPWYLAVYIKTEGKWIYEFIFKHNIHRFSQPMEGHGGIFLITFLFVFVGMLPFSVFIVQTLKKVWNDRKNDSLKFLMVFAGTYILFFALSKTKLPNYTVPAYPPLAIMIGYYLSQINRSKVQSVISSVIFYIFITVGVVIGLYIGIKNEPPISDLYYLSLWFLILTVGGALAAVFFFKRNYQMGIISLSAFSVFMIFVFFYIAFPPVDRRNPVMQMLPLIEKNSRVRYYHSFNPAFVFYLKKEIKPVKKSELSQFLNRKERVYIITRKKYLKDFKDISNSYVLKVVKDLFEKKHSALVSNRKD, from the coding sequence TTGGTCTGGAAAGGTCTATTTGTTTTTATTGTTTCCCTGATTATATTCTCTGCCAACATCGGCGGATTGTTCATATACTCCCTTGACGAGGCAAAAAATGCTGAATGTGCAAGGGAGATGTTAGAAAGGAAAGACTTTGTTGTTCCTACGTTTAATTACCAGCTGAGAACAGATAAACCTCCCCTTCATTACTACTTCATGATGCTGTCTTACTCTATCTTTGGTGTAAACGAGTTTTCTGCCCGTTTTTTTTCTGCTGTGTTTGGTGCTTTAACAGTGCTGATAACATTCATTTTTGCTTACAGATATTTTGGTGAAAAGGTGGCATTTCTTTCTTTTATAGTCCTTATATCCTCTATTCATCTGTCTATCCAGTTCCATATGGCTGTTCCAGACCCATATCTGATATTTATGATAAATGCTTCTCTATTTTCCTTTTATGTGGCAGTAAAAGAAAGAAAATCTGCTTTTGTTTACCTGTTCTATCTGTTTATGGGGCTTGGCGTTCTCAGTAAAGGACCTGTCGCTGTTGTTTTGCCATTAGCAGTAGCCTTTTTGTATCTTGCTGTCAGTCGTAACTTCAGTCTTGAAACTGTCAGATTTTTCAGACCTGTCCAGGGAATTTTGATAACTGCATTGGTCTCTGTCCCGTGGTATCTGGCAGTATACATAAAAACAGAAGGAAAGTGGATTTATGAGTTTATCTTCAAGCACAACATACACAGATTTTCTCAGCCTATGGAAGGACACGGTGGCATATTCCTGATAACCTTTTTATTCGTTTTTGTTGGTATGCTGCCTTTTTCTGTTTTTATTGTTCAGACACTGAAAAAAGTGTGGAATGACAGGAAAAACGATTCTCTGAAGTTTTTGATGGTTTTTGCTGGCACATACATACTGTTTTTTGCACTGTCTAAAACAAAACTACCTAACTACACCGTTCCTGCATATCCTCCACTGGCAATAATGATAGGATACTACCTCTCCCAGATAAACAGGTCAAAGGTTCAGTCTGTCATATCAAGTGTGATTTTTTACATTTTTATAACTGTAGGTGTTGTTATAGGGCTTTATATAGGGATAAAAAATGAGCCTCCTATCTCTGATTTGTATTATCTTTCTTTGTGGTTCCTGATTTTGACTGTGGGAGGAGCTTTAGCAGCAGTATTTTTCTTCAAGAGAAATTACCAGATGGGAATTATCTCCCTGTCAGCGTTTTCTGTCTTTATGATATTTGTGTTTTTCTACATTGCATTTCCACCTGTTGACAGAAGAAATCCTGTGATGCAGATGCTTCCACTGATTGAAAAAAACAGCAGAGTAAGGTATTACCACAGTTTTAATCCTGCATTTGTGTTTTATCTAAAGAAAGAGATAAAACCTGTAAAGAAGAGTGAGCTGTCCCAGTTTTTAAATAGAAAAGAAAGGGTTTACATCATTACGAGAAAAAAATATCTGAAAGATTTCAAGGACATATCCAACAGTTATGTATTGAAGGTTGTGAAAGACCTGTTTGAAAAAAAGCATTCAGCCTTGGTTTCTAACAGAAAGGATTAA